One stretch of Priestia megaterium DNA includes these proteins:
- the cobS gene encoding adenosylcobinamide-GDP ribazoletransferase: protein MKEWIAILRISLQFFTILPLAKTVQWTERRTARSLFVLPWIGMLLGLMFYSFLQLLQSSPITTIVDSILVLLLSLVLTGGLHLDGWMDVSDAYFSHQSKEKKLQILSDPHVGSFAILSLMVLLLLRFSAIYELASLSSLSIWACLIVFTLPRIGAAFLLMRDKPAKDTGLAAYFQKGVTKRSIYGFIIMSLFLVAIFAVFMDNKFIILFFAGFLWLWIRFYRSQFGGVTGDVIGATIEGGETFLWIILWLSHVFVTA, encoded by the coding sequence ATGAAAGAATGGATAGCCATACTACGAATTTCTCTCCAGTTTTTTACGATCTTACCACTGGCTAAAACCGTTCAATGGACTGAAAGAAGAACGGCACGCTCACTTTTTGTGCTGCCTTGGATTGGTATGTTACTAGGCTTGATGTTTTATAGCTTTTTACAGCTGCTTCAATCTTCACCTATCACTACGATTGTTGATAGTATTTTAGTTTTGCTTTTATCGCTTGTCTTAACGGGTGGCCTTCATTTAGACGGCTGGATGGACGTAAGTGATGCCTATTTTTCTCATCAGTCAAAGGAAAAAAAACTGCAGATTTTAAGTGATCCGCACGTTGGGTCTTTTGCTATTCTTTCTCTTATGGTTCTGCTGCTGCTGCGTTTTAGTGCGATCTATGAATTAGCGTCTCTTTCTTCTTTATCAATTTGGGCATGTTTAATTGTTTTTACGCTTCCAAGAATTGGAGCAGCCTTTTTATTGATGAGAGATAAGCCCGCTAAAGATACGGGTCTTGCTGCTTATTTTCAAAAAGGAGTCACCAAACGGTCTATTTATGGATTTATCATCATGAGCCTATTCTTAGTTGCTATTTTCGCTGTTTTTATGGACAATAAATTCATTATCCTTTTCTTTGCCGGTTTTTTATGGCTCTGGATACGATTTTATCGTTCGCAGTTTGGTGGCGTAACAGGAGATGTTATAGGGGCAACCATTGAAGGAGGAGAAACGTTTCTATGGATAATTCTTTGGTTATCACATGTATTCGTCACGGCATGA
- a CDS encoding histidine phosphatase family protein: MDNSLVITCIRHGMTLENQQKKYIGWSDPPLSIEGKNELKELFLEPQLVISSDLKRALETSSIVFPKSKVVKSENWRELHFGDWEEKTYEDLKNIRAYRKWIDHWTEHTPPNGESFSSFSNRVWEAWEEAIDLAASQQLRHIAIVSHGGPLRLIASHFKQTASLWDVSFSYGEGFSVTCTYKQAKERRACISYSAVHLPAKENG, encoded by the coding sequence ATGGATAATTCTTTGGTTATCACATGTATTCGTCACGGCATGACGCTTGAAAATCAACAGAAAAAATATATAGGGTGGAGTGATCCGCCTTTAAGTATAGAAGGGAAAAATGAATTAAAAGAGCTTTTTCTAGAACCTCAGCTTGTTATTTCCAGTGACTTAAAAAGAGCGCTAGAAACAAGCTCAATTGTTTTTCCTAAATCTAAGGTGGTTAAAAGTGAGAATTGGCGTGAGCTGCATTTTGGAGATTGGGAAGAGAAGACGTATGAAGATTTAAAAAACATACGGGCGTATAGAAAATGGATTGACCACTGGACAGAACACACGCCTCCGAATGGTGAAAGCTTCTCAAGCTTTTCAAACCGAGTTTGGGAAGCGTGGGAAGAAGCAATCGATTTGGCGGCCAGTCAGCAATTGCGTCACATTGCTATTGTTTCACACGGCGGACCACTGCGTTTAATTGCATCCCATTTTAAACAGACAGCGTCGCTTTGGGATGTTTCTTTTTCTTATGGAGAAGGTTTCTCAGTAACGTGTACATATAAACAGGCAAAGGAGAGAAGAGCATGCATTTCGTATTCGGCGGTGCATTTACCGGCAAAAGAAAATGGGTGA
- a CDS encoding bifunctional adenosylcobinamide kinase/adenosylcobinamide-phosphate guanylyltransferase codes for MHFVFGGAFTGKRKWVKQHYASESVKWYCLYEDPVLPAFEFEESYIVLEGFEHYVKELIHSELESPHLVIKKLIQKWRDSGVWEQLIVIGTEVGKGIVPLDPIERQWRDECGYAYQHLAAHAQKVDHIWYGIANRLKEEIQ; via the coding sequence ATGCATTTCGTATTCGGCGGTGCATTTACCGGCAAAAGAAAATGGGTGAAGCAGCATTATGCCAGTGAGTCGGTAAAATGGTATTGTTTGTATGAAGACCCTGTTTTACCAGCGTTTGAGTTCGAAGAAAGTTACATTGTGCTAGAAGGATTTGAGCACTATGTTAAGGAATTAATACATAGCGAGCTGGAGTCTCCGCACCTTGTTATTAAAAAGTTAATACAGAAGTGGAGAGACAGCGGTGTATGGGAACAGTTAATAGTGATTGGAACTGAAGTCGGCAAAGGGATTGTTCCTTTAGATCCAATAGAGCGGCAGTGGAGAGATGAATGCGGGTATGCGTATCAGCATTTAGCGGCACATGCCCAGAAAGTAGATCATATTTGGTACGGAATTGCTAATCGATTGAAGGAGGAAATACAATGA
- a CDS encoding cob(I)yrinic acid a,c-diamide adenosyltransferase, protein MNIYTKTGDKGQTSLIGGRVNKDDIRVEAYGTIDELNGFVGQAIYQLNETTLKDVKEELITIQHELFDCGSDLAFAKDDHPYKVTNDMISVLEKRIDVYMSEAPAIERFILPGGTPAATTLHICRTITRRAERLVVGVQREYKINVAVLQYLNRLSDYFFAAARIANARENVQDVEYIRSAKVFKQPKKS, encoded by the coding sequence ATGAACATTTACACAAAAACAGGGGACAAAGGGCAGACAAGCTTAATTGGAGGAAGAGTAAATAAAGATGATATTCGAGTGGAAGCATACGGTACGATTGATGAGCTAAATGGCTTTGTAGGTCAAGCGATTTATCAGCTGAATGAAACAACATTAAAAGATGTAAAAGAAGAGCTAATTACGATTCAACATGAGCTTTTTGACTGTGGAAGTGATTTAGCATTTGCAAAAGATGATCATCCGTACAAAGTAACAAATGACATGATATCAGTACTTGAAAAGCGCATTGATGTCTATATGTCAGAGGCGCCGGCCATTGAGCGTTTTATTTTACCTGGAGGCACACCTGCAGCGACAACGCTTCATATTTGCCGCACGATTACACGCCGCGCAGAACGGCTTGTTGTTGGCGTGCAGCGTGAGTATAAAATTAATGTGGCGGTGCTTCAGTATTTAAATCGTTTATCCGATTATTTTTTTGCTGCGGCTCGAATCGCTAACGCGCGAGAAAATGTACAAGATGTAGAGTATATTCGCAGTGCCAAAGTATTTAAACAGCCTAAAAAATCCTAA
- the rarD gene encoding EamA family transporter RarD has translation MSQDSKRAGIVYTASAYVMWGLFPLYWKLLGEVNANEILAHRVIWSFVFMLLLLLVTKQMSSLKKTLGLLFRNTKQAVILFVASVLISINWFVYIWAVNHNHIIETSLGYYINPLVSILLGIVVLKEKLNFWQGASVGLAAIGVIVMTVTYGHIPWVSLSLAFSFGLYGLVKKTIQLEAKVGLTIETMMVAPIAVIYFIFLLVKGSSSFSLQSLDLSALLIGGGVATAMPLLYFAKGAPLIPLSMVGFLQYIAPTMTLLLGVFVYHEPFSSVEMIAFLFIWGGSVMFILSKTKFMSSHQPKFFKGRSA, from the coding sequence ATGAGTCAAGATTCTAAACGAGCAGGTATTGTTTATACAGCCAGCGCTTACGTTATGTGGGGGCTTTTTCCGCTTTACTGGAAGCTTCTTGGCGAGGTGAATGCGAATGAAATACTCGCTCACCGTGTCATATGGTCATTTGTTTTTATGCTTTTACTTTTGCTTGTGACAAAGCAAATGAGTTCTTTAAAGAAGACGCTTGGTTTATTATTTCGTAATACGAAACAAGCGGTCATTTTATTTGTGGCTTCAGTGCTGATCAGCATCAACTGGTTCGTTTACATTTGGGCGGTTAACCATAATCATATTATTGAAACAAGTTTAGGTTACTACATCAATCCGCTCGTTAGTATTTTGCTTGGTATAGTCGTTTTAAAAGAGAAGCTTAATTTTTGGCAGGGTGCTTCTGTTGGATTGGCTGCTATAGGTGTTATCGTTATGACAGTTACATACGGGCATATCCCATGGGTATCATTAAGCTTAGCGTTTAGCTTTGGTTTGTACGGTCTTGTAAAAAAGACTATTCAATTAGAAGCAAAAGTAGGATTAACGATTGAAACGATGATGGTTGCACCTATTGCAGTTATTTATTTTATTTTTCTTTTAGTGAAAGGATCTTCAAGTTTTTCCCTTCAGTCGCTTGATCTGAGTGCTCTTTTAATTGGAGGCGGTGTTGCTACGGCTATGCCACTATTGTATTTCGCTAAAGGAGCCCCGCTTATTCCGCTGTCGATGGTCGGTTTTTTACAGTACATTGCTCCTACCATGACGCTTTTATTAGGGGTATTCGTGTATCACGAACCGTTTTCTAGCGTGGAGATGATTGCCTTTTTGTTCATTTGGGGCGGATCGGTTATGTTCATTTTATCTAAAACTAAGTTCATGAGTTCTCATCAGCCGAAATTCTTTAAAGGGCGCTCAGCTTAA
- a CDS encoding MerR family transcriptional regulator, with product MSTNEASYRDKKVMSIGIVKELTGLSERQIRYYEKRSLLFPDRTNTGIRKYSFSDVERLMDIADRIEEGVQTSEIRTELAKKDEARKMKEVKNQMLQGQLNAHFKRKL from the coding sequence TTGTCTACGAATGAAGCGTCATATCGAGATAAAAAAGTCATGTCTATTGGGATTGTAAAAGAATTAACCGGTTTATCAGAAAGGCAAATTCGCTACTATGAGAAAAGAAGCCTGCTCTTTCCGGACCGAACCAATACGGGTATCCGGAAATATTCGTTTTCAGACGTCGAACGATTAATGGATATTGCCGATCGCATAGAAGAAGGAGTTCAAACGAGTGAAATACGCACAGAACTGGCTAAAAAAGATGAAGCGAGAAAAATGAAAGAAGTAAAAAACCAAATGCTTCAAGGTCAGTTGAACGCTCATTTCAAGCGGAAGCTATAG
- a CDS encoding CobW family GTP-binding protein — protein sequence MKTEIYILSGFLGSGKTTLLKQLLQQEKDRNRNIAVVMNELGQVSIDSNEVEKDTPLKELLNGCVCCTIQGQFETQLHSLLQENTLDAIYIETTGVAHPIEVLDACMSPLFAHQVTIKSIITTLDATRWKERGSLSIQLQKLLQEQVKHGDVILLNKTDMLSESEKSSLLFEVQSINARAITLLTTFSRVKLDVIQKAQLSQKQPHHKAHVEDHLHLKTFVYEFTKKVDLELFENWLRQMPDTIYRIKGYIRFTHSNDTYSFQYSYGMPLYMKEMMKLPTTLVFIGENLDHAKMKQELFNLEQQSN from the coding sequence ATGAAAACAGAAATCTACATTTTATCTGGATTTTTAGGCAGCGGAAAAACAACTTTACTTAAACAGCTGCTTCAGCAAGAAAAAGATCGTAATCGCAACATTGCTGTTGTGATGAATGAGCTTGGCCAAGTTTCGATTGACTCAAATGAAGTAGAAAAAGACACGCCGTTAAAAGAATTGCTAAACGGCTGCGTGTGCTGTACTATTCAAGGTCAATTTGAAACTCAGCTTCATTCACTTCTACAGGAGAACACATTGGATGCTATCTATATAGAAACAACCGGAGTTGCACATCCAATTGAAGTGTTGGATGCCTGTATGTCTCCTCTTTTTGCGCATCAAGTCACGATTAAAAGTATTATCACCACACTCGATGCAACAAGGTGGAAAGAACGTGGGTCCTTAAGCATTCAACTTCAAAAACTTCTTCAAGAACAAGTAAAACATGGGGATGTAATTTTATTAAACAAAACGGACATGCTGTCTGAGTCAGAAAAGTCTTCCCTGCTTTTTGAGGTTCAATCAATTAACGCTAGGGCAATAACATTATTAACGACATTTTCCCGCGTGAAGCTTGACGTGATTCAAAAAGCTCAGCTGTCTCAAAAACAGCCGCACCATAAGGCTCATGTTGAAGATCATCTTCATTTGAAAACATTTGTATATGAGTTTACAAAAAAAGTGGATCTTGAATTATTTGAAAATTGGCTGCGCCAAATGCCAGATACCATTTATCGCATTAAAGGCTATATACGCTTTACTCATTCGAATGATACGTATTCGTTTCAATATTCATACGGCATGCCTCTATATATGAAAGAAATGATGAAGCTGCCCACTACTCTTGTCTTTATAGGGGAAAACCTCGACCACGCTAAGATGAAACAAGAATTATTTAATCTTGAACAGCAATCCAATTAA
- the panE gene encoding 2-dehydropantoate 2-reductase encodes MRILVLGAGGVGGYFGGRLVEKGEDVTFLVRERRKKELEQNGLVIKSIHGDFTSPVQAITKSEMKEPYDVILFTTKAYHLKQAIEDVRPFVGNQTVVVPLLNGMAHVVPLQEAFGEEKVIGGLCFIETTLNKDGDVVHTSPAHRLVFGEFKQKETERLQLIEQAFSGTKASFVKSSYIEQDMWHKYLFITVMSGMTTLMRAPVGPVLAAKGGRQFVQELFKEVENIMMAYDAPLAEGIIEQHMNTMDKMTYDMKSSMQRDMEKSSQIEGDHLQGYLLTLAEKSSIHVPLLQTVYTHLKVYEEMLKGYQK; translated from the coding sequence ATGCGAATATTAGTTTTAGGCGCAGGCGGCGTTGGAGGTTACTTTGGAGGCAGGCTTGTGGAAAAAGGAGAAGATGTGACTTTTCTTGTCAGAGAACGCAGAAAAAAAGAGCTGGAACAAAATGGACTTGTTATCAAGAGCATACACGGTGACTTCACTTCACCTGTACAAGCTATTACAAAATCTGAGATGAAAGAGCCTTATGATGTTATTTTGTTCACAACTAAGGCTTATCATCTTAAACAAGCAATTGAGGATGTGCGTCCTTTTGTAGGAAATCAGACAGTTGTCGTACCTTTGTTAAACGGTATGGCTCACGTCGTTCCTTTACAAGAAGCTTTTGGGGAAGAAAAAGTCATTGGGGGACTGTGCTTTATTGAAACAACTTTAAACAAAGATGGAGATGTCGTCCATACGAGTCCTGCTCACAGACTTGTATTTGGTGAATTTAAGCAGAAGGAAACAGAAAGATTACAACTGATTGAGCAAGCGTTCAGTGGTACAAAAGCTTCGTTTGTAAAAAGTTCATATATTGAACAGGATATGTGGCATAAGTATTTATTTATTACGGTTATGTCAGGCATGACCACTCTTATGCGCGCACCTGTTGGCCCAGTGCTAGCGGCAAAAGGAGGGCGTCAATTTGTACAAGAGCTTTTTAAAGAAGTTGAAAATATTATGATGGCATACGATGCACCATTAGCTGAAGGGATTATTGAACAGCATATGAATACGATGGACAAAATGACGTATGACATGAAGTCATCGATGCAGCGTGATATGGAAAAAAGTTCTCAAATTGAAGGAGACCACCTTCAAGGATATTTGCTGACATTAGCTGAAAAATCGTCTATACACGTACCGCTTCTCCAAACTGTGTATACGCATCTAAAAGTGTATGAAGAAATGTTAAAAGGTTATCAAAAATAA
- a CDS encoding GIY-YIG nuclease family protein, which translates to MTAKIDLAVMQVLQKLLSTAEMGQLPSAPGIYFFFDKPGRLLYIGTTTGSLSERVRAHVAGKGVSNTKKFHKEIYAVGYIEVHGLKKELDMLRTMLVNGYFPKYNKQDVKRENEYDIYTVHGRVLRDTGVDKKKVSKRKTVLKPTLKEIEIRQENSDITYARVANMNAEDRVKKLWSCQEAGAQLHLPESKVLAISDRLLKEQYTFQRDMKKNMMFTMRDLVVIQVLLNLNPTHDLKKREIKEAISLVRKFGIEEALRISEKLLKT; encoded by the coding sequence ATGACAGCAAAAATTGATTTAGCAGTCATGCAGGTACTGCAGAAGCTGCTAAGTACAGCAGAAATGGGACAATTGCCTTCCGCTCCTGGCATTTATTTTTTCTTTGATAAACCCGGCAGGCTTTTGTATATCGGAACAACGACGGGCTCTCTATCAGAAAGAGTAAGAGCTCACGTTGCAGGAAAAGGCGTTAGCAACACAAAAAAATTCCACAAAGAAATTTATGCTGTTGGATATATTGAAGTTCATGGATTAAAAAAAGAATTAGATATGCTGAGAACGATGCTTGTAAATGGTTATTTTCCAAAATACAATAAACAAGATGTAAAAAGAGAAAATGAATACGACATTTACACCGTTCACGGCAGAGTCCTCAGGGATACAGGAGTTGATAAGAAAAAAGTCTCCAAGCGAAAAACGGTGCTAAAACCAACGTTAAAAGAGATAGAGATTCGTCAAGAAAACAGCGATATTACATATGCACGAGTCGCAAATATGAATGCTGAAGATCGAGTGAAAAAATTGTGGTCTTGTCAAGAAGCAGGAGCGCAGCTACATCTTCCGGAGTCGAAAGTGTTAGCAATAAGTGACCGGCTCTTAAAAGAGCAGTATACATTTCAGCGAGATATGAAAAAAAATATGATGTTTACGATGCGGGATTTAGTTGTTATTCAAGTGTTGTTAAATTTAAATCCGACTCATGATTTGAAAAAGAGAGAAATAAAGGAAGCCATCAGTTTAGTGCGTAAATTTGGCATAGAAGAAGCTCTTCGTATCTCTGAAAAATTACTCAAAACGTAA
- a CDS encoding 5'-3' exonuclease, with protein sequence MNETLLVIDGFNLLSRCYFATSYGRDEAALTRNSKGQFTNALRVTIQKMHALIHQYEPSHIFVAWDVKREDTKRKDTYALYKQTRAELPEPLIQQYETLKQFFDTVGIYQMSLSSYEADDLIGALASKWSKEKQSPGYIYSNDRDLLQLLDQHISQIIAKKQVGDLVYGFKHFQEEYNIHPRQWVDVKALLGDKSDNIPGVPGVGEKAALPLIQQYGSIHEIYAQIEQLDPAFNRYKKKLAEGKELGMLSRELAEIIIDIQEISMLTWGELTFMYDYERWNKEIQSLELNIRIRS encoded by the coding sequence GTGAACGAAACACTATTAGTAATTGATGGATTTAATTTATTAAGCCGCTGTTATTTTGCTACTTCTTATGGCAGAGATGAAGCAGCGTTGACAAGAAACAGTAAGGGCCAATTTACGAATGCCCTGAGAGTAACGATTCAAAAAATGCATGCATTGATTCACCAATATGAGCCAAGCCATATTTTCGTCGCTTGGGATGTTAAGCGCGAGGATACAAAACGTAAAGATACATACGCCCTATATAAGCAAACAAGAGCAGAGCTGCCTGAGCCGCTGATTCAGCAGTACGAAACGTTAAAGCAATTTTTTGACACAGTAGGCATTTATCAAATGTCATTGTCTTCTTACGAAGCAGATGATTTAATTGGAGCACTTGCAAGCAAGTGGAGTAAGGAAAAGCAAAGTCCAGGGTACATCTATAGCAATGACCGAGACTTGCTTCAGCTCCTAGATCAACATATTTCGCAAATTATTGCCAAAAAGCAGGTTGGCGATCTTGTCTATGGCTTTAAGCACTTTCAAGAAGAATACAATATTCATCCTCGTCAATGGGTGGACGTAAAAGCATTGCTTGGTGACAAATCTGACAATATTCCGGGCGTTCCAGGTGTAGGAGAAAAAGCCGCACTGCCTCTTATTCAACAATATGGCTCTATCCATGAAATTTATGCACAAATTGAACAATTAGATCCAGCTTTTAATCGTTATAAAAAAAAGCTGGCCGAAGGAAAAGAACTAGGTATGCTTAGTCGTGAACTCGCTGAGATTATTATAGACATTCAAGAAATCAGTATGTTGACTTGGGGAGAATTAACATTTATGTATGATTATGAACGATGGAATAAAGAAATTCAAAGTCTAGAACTAAACATTAGGATTCGCTCATGA
- a CDS encoding YojF family protein, whose protein sequence is MQPIHKETVQKKIQTFLNKDVYVHLETTNGAYASHVNEKVMTVGAFIRNGKVTISNGKITGEGPYRVGLQIDLGWIYAEGLTDWEIDEEGRLLLAGHDFEGRLAVALQLSEHPFS, encoded by the coding sequence GTGCAACCAATTCATAAAGAAACAGTCCAAAAAAAAATACAAACATTTTTAAATAAAGACGTATATGTACACCTTGAAACGACAAACGGTGCATATGCTTCACACGTAAATGAAAAAGTAATGACAGTTGGAGCTTTTATTCGCAATGGTAAAGTCACTATTTCAAACGGAAAGATAACTGGAGAAGGTCCTTATCGTGTAGGTCTTCAAATTGATTTAGGATGGATTTATGCAGAGGGATTAACAGATTGGGAAATTGATGAAGAAGGCCGACTTCTTCTAGCTGGGCATGACTTTGAAGGTCGTTTAGCAGTTGCCCTTCAATTAAGTGAACACCCGTTTTCATAA
- the bshB2 gene encoding bacillithiol biosynthesis deacetylase BshB2 produces the protein MEERLLIVFPHPDDEAYGAAGMITQARQKGTPVTYACVTLGEMGRNMGRPLFANRETLPQIRKKELLDLANVLDIQDLRMLGLRDKTLEFLDIDVFADKIEEIINDVKPTHILTHYPGFAVHPDHNATGAATIQAVKRMPKEKRPVVWCHAFSKDRIEHIGEPDVIFDVTAMKDKKIEALKAHRSQTEGMMNAIDFDRLSDYPQMERLLTREEFWTYNWE, from the coding sequence ATGGAAGAAAGATTATTAATTGTATTTCCGCATCCTGACGATGAAGCATATGGAGCAGCAGGAATGATCACGCAAGCTAGACAAAAAGGAACGCCCGTTACATATGCCTGTGTTACGCTAGGTGAAATGGGACGAAATATGGGTAGACCGCTGTTTGCTAACCGTGAAACTTTACCTCAGATCCGAAAAAAAGAACTTTTAGATTTAGCGAACGTTTTAGATATTCAAGACTTGCGTATGCTAGGGCTTCGTGATAAAACGCTGGAATTTCTTGATATTGATGTTTTTGCAGATAAAATTGAAGAAATCATTAACGATGTAAAGCCGACTCACATTTTAACGCATTACCCTGGCTTTGCGGTACACCCTGATCATAATGCTACGGGAGCAGCTACCATTCAAGCGGTAAAACGTATGCCAAAAGAAAAGCGTCCGGTTGTTTGGTGTCATGCGTTTTCAAAAGATCGTATTGAACATATTGGAGAACCAGATGTTATTTTTGATGTAACAGCGATGAAAGATAAAAAAATTGAAGCGTTAAAAGCCCATCGTTCTCAAACAGAAGGAATGATGAACGCAATTGACTTCGACCGCTTATCTGACTATCCGCAAATGGAACGTTTGTTAACTAGAGAAGAATTCTGGACATATAACTGGGAGTAA
- the proC gene encoding pyrroline-5-carboxylate reductase, with product MKKQRILFIGAGRMAEAVAAGLVTSSADSIEAVVMSNNGDIERLQRVEKTYGVQTTQNWRQEVDNSDVIILAMPPEAHPSVLKELSTHLNQQFVVTLAAGIGPSYLENHLPQDTPVAWIMPNTAAMIGQSMSLYTLGTFATKEHKEVLQMILKGIGEAHECSEKEVHELTAVTGSAPAFLYYFAESLIDATTAYGVDEKTAKDLVIQMMYGSVQMLHETKDPASLREQVTTPGGATAEGLKVMKEQDFSLIMKQAIEATNKKAMGGS from the coding sequence ATGAAAAAACAGCGAATTTTATTTATTGGAGCAGGACGAATGGCTGAAGCTGTAGCGGCTGGTTTGGTTACGAGCAGCGCTGACAGTATTGAGGCAGTGGTGATGTCAAACAACGGAGATATTGAGCGGTTACAGCGTGTTGAAAAAACGTACGGCGTACAAACGACGCAAAATTGGCGCCAAGAAGTTGACAATTCGGATGTTATTATTTTAGCGATGCCTCCCGAGGCCCATCCTTCCGTGCTCAAGGAACTTTCGACGCATTTAAATCAACAATTTGTCGTAACGTTAGCGGCAGGAATTGGTCCGAGTTACTTGGAAAATCATCTTCCGCAGGATACGCCTGTCGCTTGGATTATGCCAAATACAGCTGCTATGATTGGACAATCGATGTCTCTGTATACACTTGGAACTTTTGCCACAAAAGAGCATAAAGAAGTGCTTCAAATGATTTTAAAAGGAATTGGTGAAGCGCATGAGTGTTCAGAGAAAGAAGTACATGAGCTAACGGCTGTAACTGGCAGTGCACCTGCGTTTTTATATTATTTTGCAGAATCGTTAATTGATGCAACTACTGCTTACGGTGTGGACGAAAAAACAGCCAAAGATTTAGTTATTCAAATGATGTATGGCTCTGTACAAATGCTGCATGAAACCAAAGATCCTGCGTCTTTAAGAGAGCAAGTAACAACTCCAGGCGGCGCTACTGCCGAAGGGTTAAAAGTGATGAAAGAACAAGACTTTTCCTTAATAATGAAGCAGGCAATTGAAGCAACGAATAAAAAAGCAATGGGTGGAAGCTAA
- a CDS encoding thiol-disulfide oxidoreductase DCC family protein, whose protein sequence is MKHLILFDGICNLCNSSVQYIIKHDEQALFSFASLQSDFGKQQLASHGLLPEQLDSIVYIHGKQRYVKSTAALKIAKRLDGPVKFLYAFIIIPAPIRDIVYNWIARNRYKWFGKQQHCMLPTSDTKKRFVDD, encoded by the coding sequence ATGAAACATTTGATTCTTTTTGATGGCATATGTAATTTATGTAATAGCAGTGTTCAATATATTATTAAACATGATGAACAAGCTTTGTTTTCTTTCGCTTCTCTTCAATCAGATTTCGGAAAGCAGCAGCTAGCCTCTCACGGCTTACTTCCTGAGCAATTAGACAGCATTGTATATATTCATGGAAAACAAAGATATGTAAAATCAACGGCTGCTTTAAAAATCGCCAAGCGCTTAGATGGACCCGTTAAATTTTTATATGCTTTCATTATCATTCCTGCGCCTATTCGAGATATAGTATACAACTGGATCGCTCGCAACCGATACAAGTGGTTTGGCAAACAGCAGCACTGCATGCTCCCAACTTCTGATACGAAAAAGCGGTTTGTCGATGACTAA
- a CDS encoding anti-sigma factor, with product MVIQANNLKNVKGNEVYQVWLIKGDKPHPAGAFITDKKGNGTVVYTMSQKEQTEKWDVMAITLEPNANNKTPKGNIVLSSAL from the coding sequence GTGGTCATTCAAGCGAATAACTTGAAAAACGTAAAGGGGAATGAAGTCTATCAGGTGTGGCTCATAAAAGGTGATAAGCCTCATCCGGCAGGTGCTTTTATAACAGATAAAAAAGGAAACGGGACAGTGGTCTATACGATGAGCCAAAAAGAACAGACTGAAAAGTGGGATGTTATGGCGATTACTTTAGAACCGAATGCGAATAATAAGACGCCAAAAGGAAACATTGTGTTAAGTTCAGCGCTCTGA
- a CDS encoding Hsp20/alpha crystallin family protein — MSKKYDEIDWGSIQHKVEDMLGNHFWSDLNHILPKRFPNVDLYETDKEGIIVVEVPGLHSTNDIQIKLDANILTVEGNVPYAYEASKQKLKLNERHTGVFSRTVKLPFHYTDEPVRAKYKNGLLEIRLNKIENDQTIAIQFEDD, encoded by the coding sequence TTGAGTAAAAAATATGATGAGATTGATTGGGGTTCGATTCAGCATAAGGTAGAAGATATGCTTGGAAATCACTTTTGGAGCGATTTAAATCACATCTTGCCAAAGCGATTTCCAAACGTCGACTTATATGAAACCGATAAAGAAGGCATTATCGTCGTTGAGGTTCCTGGACTGCATTCAACTAACGACATTCAAATCAAGTTGGACGCAAATATATTAACAGTTGAAGGGAACGTTCCTTATGCTTATGAAGCATCTAAACAAAAGTTAAAGCTGAACGAACGCCACACAGGCGTATTTTCTCGCACGGTCAAACTTCCTTTTCACTACACAGACGAACCAGTTCGCGCTAAGTACAAAAATGGATTATTGGAAATTCGACTGAATAAGATAGAAAATGATCAAACCATTGCTATACAATTTGAAGATGATTAA